The genomic DNA caaaattatatgttggtttgggtttacaaatgaagtggttagggtttagattttacaattaaaacaaaattatatgtcgatttgggtttacaaatgaagtggttagggtttagattttacaattaaaacaaaattatatgtcggtttgggtttacaaatgagatggttagggtttagattttacaattagaaggaaattatatgttggtttgggtttacaaatgagacggttagggtttaaattttacaattagaatgaaattacatatcggtttgggtttataaataagcggtttaagtttttaattttataataatgtatacagattttgtttccttattttataagaaagtGAATATATAAGCACAAAATCGGCCTTTAATTTTAGGTAACATGTTGTATATAGTTATAATTCaattactagattaagacccgtgttagagcacgggttgaaattcattttatttatattgtaatttttatataaaatataatttatgtgattgtttttaaaagttttttggataaaatattatacaataaaatcatatgctaaatatgatgacttgaaaaaaaaaattattttgtaagttttatattgttaatgattctagataaatacccgtgctataacactggttaaattttattttatacaaaattttgtatattttctattttaaaataaaattttaatatgttgtattagtttatgtacgtgaagttatttcaacaatgtatatgctatctcatgacttgaatgtcatttgtgaatttggttttttaaaagtgagttattatattatgagtaatttaatatattgttacactttttgttttaatatacttggtttttttaaattctttcatattatagtgacatattattgacattgctatagcaaaccaatttagagtgtttatagtttctaactttaatatcaagtttcaatatttcaaaataaattatttaaagtttattatattatataaaattcaacaaaaaagtatgaattgaatttaaatattcaaattttgacccattACTcggtaaattttttaattcaatagatattatttttaaataataatattaatagaacttgaatattttatagattgaatcatttatatttgttttaaaaaattcaacttatggtatatccggaaataaatctatttttaattataataaataaaatgaaaatttatttgtttcacaaaatagacttatatatataaataagaggTGAAATATAAcgaaaattaacaaattaatatgttaagttagatatcaagggattttatttgatgaataatttaataaaaaaaattaatatgataagttagatgatatcaaatgattctttagaatattctctttaagatttttgataACAATAAATcaagactatacaaataatataaaatttaatgtataacctatttgtaacaaacttattaaaattacatagtatacaaaataatgttgtgtacttccgttttattatatagaggatataaagtaatatttattttgttttatgtgattGTGTTCATGTCTCTATGGAGAGGTCCATACACTTGTATAAGCATAAGTTTTAGCTTTCCATGAGAAAGCTGAGTTATATGATACTTAATGGATTAGTTTACGAGATTATTATGAATCAGGCAAAAATGGTGGTAATATATAACGTCTGAGGGTCTTTAACGTCGTTTTTAAATAGCTagctttattttatatttttccattCAGACCTCGTATTGTGATGAATTATATAAATAGACCCttttataagaaattaagaaccCAATATTATATCTAGCGGTTTATCAGacacgtgaaaaaaaaaaaaaaaagattagggtTGAAGGGAAGCGTTTCCGCTATGAAAATACGGCGGTGCGATGCACCATCATTTTCAACGACGCcaaggaatgaagaagaagcaatttcAGAATCCATCCCTTATGATCTCATGATTGATATATTCATGAGACTGCCTGCGAAGTCTGTAACAAGGTTCCGTTGCGTATCGAAGCTATGGTATTCCACACTTGACGATCCACATTTCACCGAACCGTTCTACACCATCTCTTCGTCTCGCCCGAAGCTATTGTTAAGCTGCTTAAAAGACGGTAAAACGTTCTTCTTCTCATCGCCAATGCCTCAAGATTCGTCTGCTTTAGCAGTCAATATCCATATGAGTTTCCCATTTAATCGTACCTTTGAAATTTGCCGTCCTGTTCGTGGTTTAGTATGCGGAATAAATCAACGAAGTATAAATGGAAGGATAGATACTTTCCCATGgatatgtaaccctagcacAGGAGAGTTTTTGACCTTACCCaaactgaaaacaaagaggAGGGTAGTGACAAGCTATCTAGGGTATGATCCCATCGGCAAACAATTCAAACTACTGTGCATGACCCATTCACTTGGTGGTGTAAGATCTGAGTTTGAACCGTGTGAGATTCTGACATTAGAACCCGGAAGGGATCCATCATGGAGAGAGATCTCATGTGACATAACTTATTTTCGTGTTGTTTTGAATCGTAAAGCTGGCCATAACGCatatgatggtatatatatgcATCGATGGCGTTTTGTATTACTTAGCATCCGTATCCGTTTTTGCTGGTATCAGGTCTCATATAATAGTTTGCTTTGACTTTACATCTGAGGAATTCAAGTTTATAAACCAGGCTCAAGGCATGCAGAATGAATATTCTCAATCGAGTACTCTGGTAATTAAACTACAAGGGTAAATTAGCTTTGCTTCAGGGGTACTCTGTTGATGGGGAATACAGTGGTTATCAACTATGGGTTTTAGAAGATGCTGAAAGCCAGCAATGGTCGAGTTATATCTACTCTTGGTCTCCGCATCCTCCTCataagaaaatagttgttgCAAAGACTAGGTCGTCTAAGAAAGAGGCTCtattttttgttggaacaaGTGACAGTACTGGTGAAATTGTGTTGTCGCCAAAGATTATATCCTACTCTTTCTACCTCCTTTACTGTAATCCCGAGAAGAGCACTTTGACAAGAGTTGAGATCCAAGGAATGGAAGCATTTAAGGATCATATAGCTCACGTTTTTCTAGATCATGTAGAGGATCTGAGGAAAATATCTAGGATCATGGGCTCTTAACACAGTCCTCCTCAAGTCTTATTGGATTACTATTGTTATTCCTTGCGGgggttttcatgttttcttttagtGGTTCATACAGTTCAGCCTTGGTTGTTTTGTAGCTTTTTTAATAACTCTTCTTTTCATGAGCGACTTTGCCAAATTGTGTCTTTGATGAGTTCCATATTAGTCGTTTTCCATAGGTACAAAAGCACATTACAACAGGGCTAAAGAATTAAATCTATTGATTTTATCTTTGCAATGATCCGGTATTACTTATGATTTTCTTGGATAATATATGCACAAGAAGAGagtatattctttcttttatattttgcatTCAGACCCTCTTTCttttaaagagagagaaaaaaaaaactatagggCTTACGCAAAGCGTATCCGCCAAGTCATGAAAATTCGGCGGTGCAATCGATCATCTTTTTCAGGGAAGAAaagggatgaagaagaagtaattaTCTCAGAATCGATCCCGTTTGATCTCGTTATCGATATATTCATGAGACTGCCTGCTAAGTCTATGATACAAATAAACCGCAGCTCAATCACAAAATCAATACTTCAATCAATACGCAACCAAATCCAAATCAATACTCAACACCAACGAGAATCCAACGTTCATAAAACGCAGAATCCTCTAATTCATCTTGTAAGAACCTCTTAGGGCTCTTCACAGAGGATGAATCAAGGTTTACAAACCCAGaactagagagagaaagctaAACTCTAACAAACTTTAACAACAATTTCATTCTAATCTTGTAAATCGATAGTTTTCTCCCTTTAAACTTCAGCTCTTCTTCTAATTCCATCGTGGCCGTTGATGCTATCTTCCCTTTCTCACCGTCCACGTGTCTCACTTCATAAACTCTCTTTTCCTATATCAGTCTATCGCGAGATTTCGTTGCGTATCGAAGCTATATGATTCCACACTTACAAATCCATATTTCACCGAACCGTTCTACACCATCTCTTTGTCTCGCCCGAAGCTATTGTTGACTGTCCTAAAAGACGGCAACacgttcttcttctcatcaccaAAGCCTCAAGATACGTCGTCTCGTTTAGTTGTCAAATTTCATATGAGTTTCCCGATTTATTGTCCCTATGAAATATTCCGTCCTGTTCGTGGTTTAGTGTGCGGTTTAAATCAACAAACTTCAAAGCGAGGGACAGTTAACGTGCCATtgatatgtaaccctagcacCGGAGATAACTTGCCGTTACCCAACCTGAAAACAAAGCGGAAGCGGGGAGTGAAAAGCTATTTAGGTTATGATCCGATCGACAAACAATTCAAAGTGTTGTGCATGACCCATATGCATTACCGACAATTTAGAGCTTGACTGGTTCTCCTGCTagctcccgcaaacgctgcgtttgcgtttgTGGGCGGTTGCTAGCGTTTGGAgccaatcacacaaatcgctcccaatcgctcccaatcgctcccaCCCGTTGAATTCCAAAAGGTGGTTCCCGCAAGTGTTTGCGGTTGCGGGTGTTTGCGGttggaatttaaaaaaaaaaaaaaaaaaaaaaaaaaaaaaccaacgatatttttttttctatcttctatatatgtttaacaCCTTCTCAACCCTAATCAAGCCGTAACCCTAGACTCTCAAACCTCCAAATTATGGCGTCAACCCAAGGTGATGAAAATCAAGATGGAAACGTAAGTATTGATCAATCTCTTTTATCATtcattatatgttatatatgtgtaactctttctatttttttcatagcatcatctttttcattctatatattgttttgagtttggtGATTGAATATATgtctcaacttgttttctcGAATAGAAAATTAGCTGGTCAGACGACATGACTCGTTTGTTGTTAGATTTGATAACGCTAGAGAAACAAGCTGGAAATTCTATAGGCAACAGTTTAagtgagaaaggaaaagaaaacgttCTTACAGAATTTAAAAAGGAATTTCCACTAACCTTAAACTggaacaaaattaagaatagaCTTGATACTTTAAAGAGGCAATATGAACTGTATCGTAAAATCACGTTTGGAGCAACTGGACTCGGAGTTAATCCAAGGACAGGAAGTCTTGATGCCCCTGATCATTGGTGGAAAGATAAAATTAAGGTATGTAACCACATATTTgtgtaattattaatttcttgttttgtattttcattgattggaattttgtttttggtttataaggCTTATCCTGAAGCTTCGAGACTCCGGTCGCACCCACTGCGGTTTATACCGCTTCTTCATGTGGTCTTCCGAGATGAAACGGTTGTGGTGGAGGAGTCATGGCAACCAAGACGTGGTGTAAATCGTCATGCTCCATTAGTTGACGTAAGTGAGACTGAACGTACaaacgaagaagacgagagagaaGATATGATGCGTGAGAACGAACCTCATCATATGGAAACAGAAGACCCAGATTGGATGTCACAAATTCCGAGGGAAAACTCTGCAAATCCAAATTCCGAGGCGGAACCATCATTTGCATCCAAAGAGACATCTTCTACGCACACTCAGGAGAAAAGAAGTCGAAACCGAAAGCGTAAACAAAATCCAGTAGACTCGACGCTCGACCGTATTGCTACTACTATGGAAGACCGAAATGATATTCTAGAGCAAATGACAAATGCAAAGTCAAAATCTCAGTCAACAAATTCAACTGAAGAACAAATGGCTCTTGTTGTGAAACATGTGAGGGCAGTACCGGATCTGGTTCCGATGTCGGAGCTTTATTGGGCATCTCTTGATCTTATTGCAACAAATGATGTTGTGCGCGGTTTATTTCTTGCTCTCCCAGATGACGAGAAGCTACCTTTTCTAAAGAGACAAACCAAGGAGTCTCGTAATGATTTTGCTTGATGATTAGCTTTGGTTTTGTTGAGTTAATCTTTCatggaatttttatttcttgtttgcATTTTGTTTACGACATTGAGGATTgtctttggttttgatttgacttcagtttttgttggcctttacaatataatattttctattcatTTATTATGCATGAGGATGCTTTTTAAGAGTCAAAATGTAACAAGAATTTAATTTGTTACAGGAAGGAAGTGACATGGAGTTGAACACAGTCAGAGAAATAATAGAAGCAGATGACCAAGCTATTGAAGCAGTAATCTGCATTGATCATCTTCGCTTTTTTCAAAGAGAACAATTGAGAACGGATCCTGAACGTGGACAACGTATAATGGAGCAACTAATGTATGAAAGTGATACACAATGCCTCCATGTTTTACGTATGAGACAAAGAGTGTTTTTTAAGCTCTTAGATACGCTAAAAAAGTATGGTCTTAAAGATTCTCATCGGGTAAGATCTGAGGTTGCATTAGGAATGTCGCTGAAGATTTTGGGACATAACTCATCACAAAGGAGCATAGCAGCAGATTTTCAAGTTGCACAATGGACTGTGACAACAAaatttgatgatgttgttaATGCCCTTTGTTGCTTGCATTCAGACATTGTATCATGGAAAAGAGAGGAACTTGTCGATATACCACCACGAATCATGCATGATAGGAGGTATTTTCCATATTTTCAAGATTGTATTGGAGCTATAGACGGTACTCATGTACGTGTTCGTGTTGGTGGCGATAAAAAGATCACGTACTGGAATCATCATAACTACACATCAATGAACATTTTGGCAGTGTGTGATTTCAATATGAGATTTATATACACACGTATTGGAGTCCCGGGACGTGCACACGACTCCAAGATATTGACATATTGTGCACGTCATGATAATTTTTTCCCATTCCCAAGCTCGGAGAAGTATTTTCTAGTGGATTCTGGCTATCCTAATCGAAGGGGGTTTTTAGCTCCTTATCGAGGTGAAGCGTACCATCCAAATCATTTTGCTGGGCGTAGACCAGGCACTGTACGCGAGACATTTAACAAGAGACATTCTTCGCTTCGATCAGTGATTGAAAGAACATTTGGAGTGTGGAAGGGAAAATGGTCTATTTTAGAAGGTCGTGTTCGTTATGATGTGCAAATGCAGGAGAAGATTGTTGCTGCAACTATGGCATTGCATAATTTTATTCGAGATTCTAATATAGAGGACGACGACTTCAATGCTGCAGAAGAAACGGAGAACTATGATGCTGATCGGGAAGGAAACATGTCTCCATCTCATGATGATAATGTAGTCGATCGAAATTATGATCCAACGGCTGATCAATATATGTCAACAGTGAGAGACGACATAGCACGAGAGATATGGGATGCTCGTTAAAGATGCTCTTCATTGGCAATGAACGCATCATCTAAAGATGTTTCTGAAGTTTTCTGTACTAGCtagttatatttaaaatttaataattgagaGAGTGTAAGGATTCTCATTTTTGTATGATTTTACTCTCCaggtttttcaaattttattcattgatccttgttttttttttgttaagtaaaGTCTCTCTAAAGTCGAGATTACGTTGGGTTAATTATCAAATGATTGTGATCTCAACGACATGAAACTTTCTCACATATTAAACCATCACTATGGATACAGCGGGAAATATGATTACGGACACGGCGGGAATAATATGATTACCCGCCAAAAAGATATCAAAGAGATAACATTGagaataaa from Camelina sativa cultivar DH55 chromosome 7, Cs, whole genome shotgun sequence includes the following:
- the LOC104704160 gene encoding uncharacterized protein At2g29880-like codes for the protein MTRLLLDLITLEKQAGNSIGNSLSEKGKENVLTEFKKEFPLTLNWNKIKNRLDTLKRQYELYRKITFGATGLGVNPRTGSLDAPDHWWKDKIKAYPEASRLRSHPLRFIPLLHVVFRDETVVVEESWQPRRGVNRHAPLVDVSETERTNEEDEREDMMRENEPHHMETEDPDWMSQIPRENSANPNSEAEPSFASKETSSTHTQEKRSRNRKRKQNPVDSTLDRIATTMEDRNDILEQMTNAKSKSQSTNSTEEQMALVVKHVRAVPDLVPMSELYWASLDLIATNDVVRGLFLALPDDEKLPFLKRQTKESRNDFA
- the LOC104704161 gene encoding uncharacterized protein LOC104704161 — translated: MELNTVREIIEADDQAIEAVICIDHLRFFQREQLRTDPERGQRIMEQLMYESDTQCLHVLRMRQRVFFKLLDTLKKYGLKDSHRVRSEVALGMSLKILGHNSSQRSIAADFQVAQWTVTTKFDDVVNALCCLHSDIVSWKREELVDIPPRIMHDRRYFPYFQDCIGAIDGTHVRVRVGGDKKITYWNHHNYTSMNILAVCDFNMRFIYTRIGVPGRAHDSKILTYCARHDNFFPFPSSEKYFLVDSGYPNRRGFLAPYRGEAYHPNHFAGRRPGTVRETFNKRHSSLRSVIERTFGVWKGKWSILEGRVRYDVQMQEKIVAATMALHNFIRDSNIEDDDFNAAEETENYDADREGNMSPSHDDNVVDRNYDPTADQYMSTVRDDIAREIWDAR